From the genome of Planctomycetaceae bacterium, one region includes:
- a CDS encoding FeoA family protein — translation MKLSELRPGQSGIVSELCQKAIVSGRLMEMGLIPGEVVEVIRRAPFGDPVEYRIRGVRISMRSSDASCVTVVPVSERVPA, via the coding sequence ATGAAGCTTTCTGAACTCCGGCCCGGCCAGAGTGGAATTGTTTCGGAACTCTGCCAAAAGGCGATTGTTTCGGGACGACTGATGGAAATGGGGCTGATTCCCGGCGAAGTCGTGGAAGTCATTCGGCGGGCGCCGTTTGGAGATCCGGTCGAGTATCGGATTCGTGGTGTGCGGATTTCCATGCGGTCGTCCGATGCATCCTGCGTTACTGTCGTCCCTGTGTCCGAGCGCGTGCCGGCGTAA